One region of Glutamicibacter sp. B1 genomic DNA includes:
- a CDS encoding SAF domain-containing protein, producing the protein MSLFFRSTTAPRPPAIPKPKIRPARTRSELLRRYRKPLAMAFALLALAGVLNVFSSGQLTQREVVVVSSDIPAGSEIVANHLSVQTVRLDPEDNEVFDSPEQLVGQRIAVGLSAGTVIRKYALVGEQLLAGTINGTVAVPLRLSDPATVTLLHPGQLVDIVLTTGDGFDREISSSTIAKAVPVLWVPQSASNSEFGMLNSASPSGEGIIVVAAASSLSDDLSGAVSRGKVSAVLVN; encoded by the coding sequence ATGAGCTTATTCTTTAGATCCACCACGGCACCCAGACCACCAGCTATTCCGAAACCAAAGATTCGTCCAGCACGTACTCGCAGTGAACTGCTGAGGCGTTACCGTAAACCTCTCGCGATGGCCTTTGCACTCTTAGCACTGGCTGGCGTACTCAACGTTTTCTCTTCAGGCCAATTAACCCAACGTGAAGTAGTCGTCGTCTCTAGTGATATTCCGGCGGGAAGTGAAATTGTTGCCAATCATCTCTCAGTTCAGACGGTACGCCTAGACCCTGAGGATAACGAAGTATTTGATTCCCCTGAACAATTGGTTGGTCAGCGTATCGCTGTTGGGCTCAGCGCGGGGACGGTGATTCGTAAGTATGCATTGGTCGGTGAACAACTACTGGCTGGCACCATCAACGGAACGGTTGCTGTTCCCTTACGCCTCAGCGATCCAGCTACGGTGACACTGCTTCATCCAGGCCAACTGGTCGATATTGTCTTGACCACTGGTGACGGTTTTGACCGTGAGATTTCCTCCAGCACCATTGCTAAGGCGGTGCCTGTGCTCTGGGTGCCACAAAGTGCATCCAATTCAGAATTTGGCATGCTCAATAGCGCCTCCCCCAGCGGCGAAGGAATAATCGTCGTTGCTGCGGCTAGCAGTCTCTCGGATGATCTTTCCGGTGCCGTGTCCCGTGGGAAAGTTTCGGCGGTCTTGGTTAATTGA
- a CDS encoding DUF4011 domain-containing protein, whose translation MTVVASGQNAAAERVATWVKSLGQSAGADTTLRFAPSTSNSIDITHANPSGLAQFLAGRRTRLSTLLHDAEQYATARRTARALASKISELWDERGIDVGYLAAGVANWRAVHDGKSEPVSAPIMLGRITLTKHMDADDYDLQLVGRATVSPAFVRQFEADHDAKVDVNAVDAAAYSIARFDPVRGMDALRHQMAEVPGVVVGHRLLLSTFSELMDPADPAKLTGSHPVIEALIRQDLNEQQAKNAADSKASEALAKLVAAKPGNDAATKSEQEKSSEATSEETSKATSAKSDESKAPEEGGSRLRRVRNILKDSTRPRKQSGNAEEPSTRKVHTGSTTLAKSSDERDPEEELYLLDADESQSKMLDYIAAGESVAINAAAGTGATQTALNAAALLAAQGKRVLVIAEQRSAAEEFVQRFNQQVDAASLLLEPNEDPEALRTLLTKAILRNEKATEPQLGSMFKRLRESRHALHEHVKSLHSVRSRWGCSPYQAMQELARLSALEPAPSTTVRLKRSVLDSMGQRGHVAAQLKRAAQLGAYSKAHTTSPWHGAPLRNAEATEQALNLASGLGRDLPILHEHMEKIAKQSQIRLEDSYDKWGDQLQLLVAVRGSLDKFESDIFEGDIDDLIAATATSAWRREHGVEMGSIVRSRLRKIAKEYVRPGMHVADLQAALQAVSVQRDAWRAIATSQRNPQVPGGLLDVEAGYHDAGARIDKLSSMLPPALGSRLREMPIAELLDTIAALVDRREDLGELPERTLISEQLTEAGLGDLLDDFAEREIDADAVDSELELAWWQSVLDAMISGDDFLAMNDGSKLEKIEADYRLADGAHIAAGPQRIRWALSRNWKAALADHRAGSRALRDMLKSGAPSIAGLLQLGAPLANSLTPVIVSAPLLLGSALPEDAEFDAVILLEANYLALREVLDALRRSSQVIAIGDEMLGGPKHFEVSVDPTARAVERKQERSALSVLNKVLVSGSLSTVYRGIDEGLVEQLSTTYYDSSISRLPMAVNISGNSPLLRSEYVPDATGSLANSEDGVQTTAAEVARVVDLVFEHFKNQGRESLAVIASNRSHAAAIAEAIRVQLPNHKYAMEYLRSKHEPFVVTTMDRLIGLRRDAVIFAWGYGRTPHGKTLHEFGALSREGGEQLFVAAMTRSRSRMTLVSSLLPGDVDLNRVYRGARQFFELFGRVEAGDSGVSAMRNPRFDPLVSDLARRLRERGAIVAEDYRGVLDLSAHVFESENSGIRPLAVVYDGTEHYAELTVRERSRLRPEFFEKHGWRYVPLWTIDVFTDPGSVTERLAKALQLQPSTSAAPAEDSSSRSAVAAARPVSARDVTTEPAPKEKTGLLKSAKSKLDPKAEVQSKATKDNVAESNEAKDSKAVVEEPKPATPAPVPASQNAEQSESKK comes from the coding sequence ATGACTGTCGTGGCTAGTGGACAGAATGCTGCCGCCGAGCGGGTAGCAACCTGGGTGAAATCCCTAGGACAAAGTGCGGGTGCCGATACCACCTTGCGGTTTGCTCCCTCGACGTCCAACAGCATTGACATCACCCACGCCAACCCATCGGGGCTGGCGCAATTTCTTGCCGGACGACGCACCCGTCTATCCACCCTGCTTCATGACGCAGAACAGTATGCGACAGCACGTCGCACTGCACGTGCCCTCGCATCAAAGATCAGTGAGCTCTGGGATGAGCGTGGCATCGATGTCGGCTACCTAGCCGCCGGTGTCGCCAACTGGCGTGCCGTACATGACGGAAAGAGCGAGCCGGTCTCCGCTCCGATCATGCTGGGTCGTATCACCCTGACTAAGCACATGGATGCCGATGACTACGACCTGCAGTTAGTTGGTCGTGCCACCGTATCCCCAGCATTCGTACGACAGTTCGAGGCCGATCACGATGCCAAGGTCGATGTTAATGCGGTAGACGCCGCCGCCTATTCCATTGCTCGCTTTGATCCGGTGCGTGGCATGGATGCGCTACGCCACCAGATGGCCGAAGTTCCTGGCGTTGTCGTGGGCCACCGCCTACTGCTGTCCACCTTCTCGGAATTGATGGACCCTGCCGACCCAGCCAAGCTCACTGGCTCACACCCGGTGATTGAAGCACTGATTCGTCAAGATTTGAATGAACAGCAGGCCAAGAATGCTGCTGATTCCAAGGCTTCCGAAGCGCTTGCGAAGCTCGTAGCGGCCAAGCCGGGCAACGACGCAGCGACGAAATCGGAACAAGAGAAATCTTCCGAGGCGACGAGCGAAGAAACCTCCAAGGCAACTAGCGCAAAGTCGGATGAGTCCAAGGCGCCGGAAGAGGGCGGCTCGCGCCTACGTCGGGTGCGCAACATCCTCAAGGACAGCACCCGCCCACGTAAACAATCGGGGAATGCTGAAGAACCTTCAACTCGCAAGGTGCACACCGGAAGCACCACGCTGGCCAAATCCTCGGATGAGCGCGACCCAGAAGAAGAGCTTTACCTGCTGGATGCTGATGAATCCCAGTCGAAGATGCTGGACTACATCGCGGCCGGCGAATCCGTAGCCATCAATGCTGCTGCCGGTACCGGTGCAACCCAAACTGCACTGAACGCCGCCGCACTACTGGCCGCTCAGGGCAAGCGTGTCCTCGTGATTGCAGAACAGCGTTCTGCCGCCGAAGAATTTGTGCAGCGTTTCAACCAGCAAGTAGATGCCGCCAGCCTACTTTTGGAACCGAACGAGGATCCGGAAGCACTGCGCACCTTGCTGACCAAGGCCATTTTGCGTAATGAAAAAGCCACCGAACCGCAGTTGGGTTCAATGTTCAAGCGCCTGCGCGAATCGCGTCATGCACTGCACGAACACGTTAAGTCCCTGCACTCGGTCCGTAGCCGTTGGGGTTGCTCGCCCTACCAGGCCATGCAGGAGTTGGCACGCCTCTCGGCACTGGAACCAGCACCATCAACAACCGTCCGTCTGAAGCGTTCGGTCCTAGATTCTATGGGCCAGCGTGGACATGTTGCCGCGCAGCTCAAGCGAGCGGCACAGCTTGGCGCCTACTCCAAGGCACACACCACCAGCCCGTGGCACGGTGCGCCTCTGCGCAATGCCGAAGCAACCGAACAAGCACTGAACCTAGCCAGTGGTCTGGGACGTGACTTGCCGATCCTTCATGAACACATGGAGAAGATTGCCAAGCAGTCGCAGATCCGTCTGGAAGATAGCTACGACAAGTGGGGTGACCAACTACAGCTGTTGGTCGCCGTACGAGGCTCGTTGGACAAGTTTGAGTCCGACATCTTCGAAGGCGACATCGATGATTTGATCGCTGCCACCGCAACCAGTGCATGGCGTCGCGAACACGGTGTCGAAATGGGCTCTATTGTTCGTTCCCGCCTACGCAAGATTGCCAAGGAATACGTCCGCCCGGGCATGCATGTCGCTGACCTTCAGGCAGCTCTGCAGGCAGTGTCTGTGCAGCGTGACGCTTGGCGTGCCATCGCCACCAGCCAGCGTAACCCGCAGGTACCCGGCGGATTACTGGATGTTGAAGCCGGCTATCACGACGCTGGGGCCCGCATCGACAAGCTATCTAGCATGCTCCCACCAGCCTTGGGCTCGCGCTTGCGCGAAATGCCTATCGCTGAACTGCTCGATACCATTGCAGCCTTGGTTGACCGCCGCGAAGATCTGGGAGAGTTGCCTGAGCGTACGCTGATCTCTGAACAGCTCACCGAAGCTGGTTTGGGCGATTTGCTCGATGACTTTGCTGAGCGTGAGATCGATGCTGATGCTGTTGATAGTGAACTAGAGCTGGCATGGTGGCAGTCCGTCCTGGACGCCATGATTTCCGGTGATGACTTCCTGGCCATGAACGACGGCTCCAAACTGGAGAAAATCGAGGCTGATTACCGTCTAGCAGATGGTGCTCACATCGCCGCCGGCCCGCAGCGCATCCGCTGGGCCCTGTCTCGCAATTGGAAAGCTGCTCTGGCAGACCATCGGGCCGGCTCACGTGCCCTGCGCGACATGCTGAAGTCTGGTGCCCCAAGCATTGCTGGACTCTTGCAGCTAGGTGCACCGCTTGCTAACTCGTTGACCCCGGTCATCGTTTCAGCTCCGTTGCTGCTGGGTAGCGCCCTTCCAGAAGACGCCGAATTTGATGCGGTGATCCTCCTGGAGGCAAACTATCTGGCGTTGCGTGAAGTCCTTGATGCGCTACGTCGCTCCAGCCAAGTCATTGCTATCGGTGATGAAATGCTGGGCGGTCCAAAGCACTTCGAAGTTTCTGTTGACCCCACCGCGCGTGCGGTGGAGCGCAAGCAGGAACGCTCGGCACTTTCTGTACTCAACAAGGTGCTGGTTTCCGGCTCACTGTCCACCGTATACCGAGGGATTGATGAGGGACTGGTGGAACAGCTGTCCACCACTTATTACGATTCCAGTATTTCGCGCTTGCCGATGGCCGTGAACATCAGTGGAAATTCACCACTGTTGCGTAGCGAATACGTGCCTGATGCCACCGGTTCACTGGCTAATAGCGAAGATGGCGTGCAGACCACTGCTGCCGAAGTGGCTCGCGTAGTTGACCTTGTCTTTGAGCACTTCAAGAATCAGGGACGCGAGTCCCTAGCTGTGATCGCGTCGAACCGTAGCCATGCGGCAGCCATTGCTGAGGCGATTCGTGTTCAATTGCCAAATCACAAGTACGCCATGGAGTACCTGCGTTCTAAGCATGAACCGTTTGTGGTCACCACCATGGACCGATTGATTGGCTTGCGCCGAGACGCCGTAATCTTCGCTTGGGGCTACGGCCGCACGCCACACGGCAAGACGCTGCATGAATTTGGTGCTTTGTCGCGTGAAGGTGGCGAGCAGCTCTTCGTTGCTGCGATGACTCGTTCACGAAGCCGCATGACCCTAGTTTCCAGCCTGTTGCCGGGCGATGTGGATCTGAACCGCGTCTACCGTGGAGCCCGTCAGTTCTTTGAACTCTTTGGACGCGTTGAGGCTGGCGACTCGGGAGTCAGCGCCATGCGAAACCCACGCTTTGATCCATTGGTTTCTGATCTGGCCCGCCGCCTACGCGAACGCGGAGCCATTGTCGCAGAAGATTATCGCGGTGTCCTTGATCTCTCAGCCCACGTCTTTGAATCAGAAAACAGTGGTATTCGCCCACTGGCCGTGGTTTACGACGGTACCGAACACTACGCTGAGCTTACTGTTCGTGAACGCAGCCGACTGCGTCCTGAATTCTTCGAAAAGCACGGCTGGCGTTATGTTCCATTGTGGACCATTGATGTCTTCACCGACCCAGGATCGGTGACCGAAAGACTGGCTAAGGCCCTGCAACTGCAGCCGTCCACCAGCGCAGCACCCGCCGAAGACTCATCTTCGCGTAGCGCCGTGGCAGCGGCCCGACCCGTTTCGGCCCGAGACGTCACGACTGAGCCGGCTCCAAAGGAAAAAACTGGACTGCTGAAGTCAGCGAAATCCAAGTTGGACCCTAAGGCTGAGGTGCAGTCAAAAGCGACAAAGGACAATGTAGCCGAGAGCAACGAAGCAAAGGATTCTAAGGCGGTAGTTGAAGAGCCGAAGCCGGCCACCCCGGCTCCGGTACCAGCAAGCCAAAATGCTGAACAATCGGAGTCCAAGAAGTAA
- the guaA gene encoding glutamine-hydrolyzing GMP synthase gives MTTAPLNPEHKPVLVVDYGAQYAQLIARRVREARVYSEIVPHTLSTEAILAKNPAAIILSGGPSSVYADGAPSVGADLFEAGVPVLGICYGFQAMANALGGTVAETGLREYGRTATTFEGEARSILAGAAQAPTVWMSHGDAVSVAPEGFEVLATTAGAPVAAFANEAKRLYGVQWHPEVKHCEYGQDVLENFLYNGAGLKGDWTADNIADEQIERIRAQVGTGKAICGLSGGVDSAVAAALVQRAIGDQLTCVFVNHGLLREGEAEQVEKDFVASTGAKLYIADERERFLSALDGVTDPETKRKIIGREFIRAFEAAEAAIIAEAASEGEPVKFLVQGTLYPDIVESGGGEGTSNIKSHHNVGGLPEDLQFELVEPLRTLFKDEVRAVGRELGLPEEIVGRQPFPGPGLGIRIIGAVNEERLSILRKADAIARAELTAAGLDEEVWQMPVVLLADVRSVGVQGDHRTYGHPIVLRPVSSEDAMTADWSHLPYDLLSKISNRITNEVDGVNRVVLDVTSKPPGTIEWE, from the coding sequence GTGACTACTGCTCCCCTCAATCCAGAACATAAGCCGGTTCTGGTCGTCGACTACGGGGCCCAATACGCGCAGCTTATCGCTCGTCGTGTACGTGAGGCCCGTGTGTACTCGGAGATCGTTCCGCACACCCTGTCCACTGAAGCCATCTTGGCCAAGAACCCTGCAGCGATCATCCTTTCCGGTGGTCCTTCCAGCGTTTACGCCGATGGCGCCCCATCCGTTGGGGCCGACCTGTTTGAAGCCGGCGTGCCGGTCTTGGGCATCTGCTACGGCTTCCAGGCCATGGCTAACGCCTTGGGCGGTACCGTTGCAGAAACCGGCCTGCGCGAGTACGGCCGCACCGCAACCACCTTTGAGGGCGAAGCCCGTTCGATCCTGGCTGGCGCCGCACAGGCCCCAACCGTATGGATGAGCCACGGCGACGCTGTCTCGGTGGCCCCAGAAGGCTTCGAAGTGCTGGCCACCACCGCCGGTGCTCCGGTAGCTGCATTCGCTAACGAGGCCAAGCGCCTCTACGGTGTGCAGTGGCACCCAGAAGTTAAGCACTGCGAGTACGGTCAGGACGTTCTAGAGAACTTCTTGTACAACGGTGCAGGGCTAAAGGGCGACTGGACCGCGGACAACATCGCTGATGAGCAGATCGAGCGCATCCGTGCTCAGGTCGGCACCGGTAAGGCCATCTGTGGCCTGTCCGGCGGCGTGGACTCGGCTGTTGCTGCAGCACTGGTTCAGCGCGCCATTGGCGACCAGCTGACCTGTGTCTTCGTCAACCACGGCCTGCTGCGCGAAGGCGAAGCTGAGCAGGTTGAGAAGGACTTTGTCGCTTCCACCGGCGCAAAGCTCTACATCGCTGACGAACGCGAACGCTTCCTGTCGGCACTGGACGGTGTCACCGACCCAGAAACCAAGCGCAAGATCATCGGACGCGAATTCATCCGTGCTTTCGAAGCAGCTGAAGCGGCGATCATCGCTGAAGCTGCCTCCGAGGGTGAACCAGTGAAGTTCTTGGTTCAGGGCACCCTGTACCCAGACATCGTGGAATCCGGTGGCGGCGAAGGTACCTCCAACATCAAGAGCCACCACAACGTGGGCGGCCTGCCAGAGGATCTGCAGTTCGAACTGGTTGAGCCACTGCGCACCTTGTTCAAGGATGAGGTTCGCGCGGTGGGTCGCGAGCTTGGTCTGCCAGAGGAAATTGTTGGCCGTCAGCCATTCCCTGGCCCAGGCTTGGGTATCCGTATCATCGGTGCAGTGAACGAAGAGCGCCTCTCCATCCTGCGCAAGGCCGACGCGATTGCTCGCGCTGAGCTGACCGCTGCAGGATTGGACGAGGAAGTCTGGCAGATGCCAGTAGTACTGCTCGCTGACGTACGTTCGGTAGGCGTGCAGGGTGATCACCGTACCTACGGCCACCCAATCGTGCTACGTCCGGTGTCCTCCGAGGATGCTATGACCGCCGACTGGTCGCACCTTCCTTATGATCTGCTCTCGAAGATCTCCAACCGCATAACCAATGAGGTCGACGGGGTTAACCGAGTCGTTCTGGACGTGACTTCCAAGCCACCAGGAACCATTGAGTGGGAGTAA
- a CDS encoding DUF3817 domain-containing protein has protein sequence MSSTAPAPKPRKFGGTPAQIRGAAKFYKVFAYITGVMLLLLVVEMIFKYFWSLELFVGGTLVDDTANSVGLFNRAEITGGANLSLGILIAHGWLYVVYLFADFRLWSLMRWPFMRFVTIALGGVVPFLSFYTESKVHAEVDRELAAHPKAAKRY, from the coding sequence ATGTCCAGCACCGCTCCCGCACCAAAGCCTCGGAAATTTGGTGGCACACCAGCGCAGATCCGCGGCGCCGCAAAGTTCTATAAGGTCTTTGCCTACATTACCGGTGTGATGCTGTTGCTACTGGTGGTTGAGATGATCTTCAAATACTTCTGGTCACTCGAGCTCTTTGTCGGTGGCACTCTTGTCGATGACACCGCTAACTCTGTGGGCCTATTCAACCGTGCAGAAATCACCGGGGGAGCGAACCTCTCCTTGGGCATACTCATTGCGCATGGCTGGTTGTACGTGGTTTACCTCTTCGCCGACTTCCGCCTATGGTCGCTGATGCGTTGGCCATTCATGCGCTTCGTGACCATCGCTTTGGGTGGTGTGGTTCCATTCCTGTCCTTCTACACCGAGTCCAAGGTGCATGCAGAAGTAGACCGCGAATTGGCCGCCCATCCGAAGGCCGCCAAGCGGTACTAG
- a CDS encoding SURF1 family cytochrome oxidase biogenesis protein produces MFKTALKLKWIGALLAALAIATGFVALSGWQFGASESEPIVKVDKTEKPVELTKHQDIGTELLGTKADQIVTFTGEFVPGTDQLIADRIEDGNKGVWVISEFKVEGAKQDAGIAVVRGWQPEETTPSAAPTGELQITGRLLPSEGPENEHDLRSKTLPTIASAQLANIWDSVLYDGFISAHEIKTVKGESVQQPGIDMIYVGPQPQEAQINWLNVFYGIEWVVFAGFAIFLWYRMVKDDYQRDLDEVAERAAQARQAGPEQTPPGNSNN; encoded by the coding sequence GTGTTTAAAACCGCTCTGAAGCTTAAGTGGATCGGCGCCCTCCTCGCGGCGCTCGCCATCGCCACCGGATTTGTTGCCCTCTCCGGATGGCAGTTTGGTGCCTCTGAGAGTGAACCCATCGTCAAGGTTGATAAGACCGAGAAGCCGGTGGAGCTGACAAAACACCAAGACATCGGCACCGAACTTCTTGGTACTAAAGCGGACCAAATCGTCACCTTTACCGGTGAATTCGTTCCCGGGACAGACCAGCTCATCGCTGACCGAATCGAAGACGGCAATAAGGGCGTCTGGGTCATCAGCGAGTTCAAGGTTGAGGGTGCCAAACAAGACGCTGGCATTGCTGTCGTCCGAGGCTGGCAGCCAGAAGAAACCACGCCATCTGCAGCACCCACGGGTGAACTGCAAATCACCGGACGATTGCTACCTAGCGAGGGACCTGAAAACGAACACGACTTACGTAGTAAAACTCTTCCCACGATTGCATCAGCACAGTTGGCAAATATCTGGGATTCAGTACTGTACGACGGCTTCATCTCGGCTCACGAAATCAAAACTGTCAAGGGTGAGAGTGTCCAACAGCCTGGTATCGACATGATCTATGTTGGACCGCAGCCACAGGAAGCTCAGATCAACTGGCTCAACGTCTTTTACGGAATTGAATGGGTCGTCTTTGCAGGCTTCGCGATCTTCCTTTGGTACCGAATGGTGAAAGACGATTATCAGCGGGATCTGGATGAGGTTGCCGAGCGCGCCGCCCAAGCCCGCCAAGCAGGACCCGAGCAAACCCCACCGGGAAACAGCAACAACTAG
- a CDS encoding GuaB3 family IMP dehydrogenase-related protein — MSNEIEIGRGKRAHKAYSLDDVAIVPNRRTRDPKDVSVSWQIDAFQFETPILGAPMDSVTSPATAIALGKLGGLGVLNLEGLWTRYENPETVLAEIAGLKSEAATRNDPKITAKLQELYSAPIQPELITSRISEIRDSGVVVAGSLTPQRTQEHYKTVVAAGVDIFVIRGTTVSAEHVSKTTEPLNLKQFIYELDVPVIVGGAAGYTPAMHLMRTGAAGVLVGFGGGASSTTRRTLGIHAPMATAIADVSAARRDYIEESGGRYVHVIADGGMGNSGDIVKAIAMGADAVMLGTALARAEEAPGAGYHWGMEAVHEASPRGDRAEVGTVGSLEKVLYGPSHETNGTSNLVGALRRSMATTGYSNLKEFQRVDVVLSPYESDRFRA, encoded by the coding sequence GTGAGTAACGAGATTGAGATCGGCCGCGGCAAGCGGGCACATAAGGCATATTCCCTGGACGACGTAGCGATCGTACCGAATCGCCGTACTCGTGATCCGAAGGACGTTTCGGTATCCTGGCAGATCGACGCATTCCAGTTTGAAACCCCTATCCTGGGCGCACCAATGGACTCAGTGACTTCACCAGCCACTGCCATTGCCCTCGGTAAGCTTGGCGGTTTAGGTGTACTAAACCTCGAAGGTCTGTGGACCCGTTATGAGAACCCAGAAACCGTCTTGGCTGAAATCGCTGGTCTGAAGTCGGAAGCTGCTACGCGAAATGATCCCAAGATCACCGCTAAGCTGCAGGAACTTTACTCGGCACCAATCCAGCCAGAACTAATTACCTCGCGCATTTCTGAGATTCGCGATTCCGGTGTTGTGGTTGCTGGTTCGTTGACTCCGCAGCGCACCCAGGAGCACTACAAGACCGTAGTGGCTGCTGGCGTTGATATCTTTGTCATTCGTGGCACCACTGTTTCGGCCGAGCACGTCTCGAAGACCACCGAACCATTGAACCTCAAGCAGTTCATCTATGAACTCGACGTCCCGGTGATCGTGGGTGGCGCGGCTGGTTACACCCCAGCAATGCACCTGATGCGCACCGGTGCTGCCGGTGTTCTGGTGGGCTTCGGCGGCGGTGCTTCCTCGACGACTCGTCGTACTCTCGGCATCCACGCACCAATGGCCACCGCTATTGCAGACGTTTCAGCTGCACGCCGTGACTACATTGAAGAATCTGGTGGACGCTACGTTCACGTCATCGCCGATGGCGGAATGGGCAACTCCGGTGACATCGTCAAGGCCATCGCTATGGGCGCCGACGCTGTCATGCTTGGCACCGCACTAGCACGTGCCGAAGAAGCTCCGGGCGCCGGATACCACTGGGGCATGGAAGCAGTACATGAAGCTAGCCCACGTGGTGATCGCGCCGAGGTTGGCACCGTTGGTTCCTTGGAAAAGGTCCTCTACGGTCCATCGCATGAAACCAACGGCACCTCGAACCTTGTCGGTGCCCTGCGCCGTTCGATGGCAACCACCGGTTACTCGAACCTGAAGGAATTCCAGCGTGTAGACGTTGTACTGTCTCCATACGAGTCTGACCGTTTTAGAGCCTAA
- a CDS encoding BtrH N-terminal domain-containing protein — MGQPANLKKQARERMARTGESYTTARKNILTGKPESPKAARAAAARDYAKEAREAKAKGKAAKPAPVAAPAPQDELPEYPAPEDVIQYDAALWHRVLVQAGVTNPVTGAPLSQALLAGLAGGIGFMVFTFEYEETTTATLVTRAHPEPYTQNLLARCGAKINERTTGSAQKAVEYMDAALDAGRAVVVRVAINALPWIDGNEVDEAETIDLAVVGDHEDDLLVDDGSGVLNVISPADLAFARAKRKKEKHWQAWVPSTRSPKVEVLVANTLEAIEETTSRLLGTRELSGIPAHFAKNFGIAGMRTFAERLRDTTTKTGWTRMFAEPARLAGGMNQLSGFLTDTRFGGEGALRGLYAEFLDEVSGLPGLSALGEHSADYVKLAQQWDDFAELVDPEVTVDERSAMFARMADAIERIAQAEEKAAAALADTVKSLATQA, encoded by the coding sequence TTGGGCCAGCCAGCCAACCTGAAAAAGCAAGCACGCGAACGCATGGCGCGCACGGGGGAGAGCTACACCACCGCGCGTAAGAACATCCTCACTGGCAAGCCGGAAAGCCCCAAGGCGGCTCGTGCCGCTGCCGCTCGCGACTATGCCAAGGAAGCTCGCGAAGCCAAGGCCAAGGGCAAAGCCGCCAAGCCAGCGCCCGTTGCTGCTCCAGCCCCTCAAGATGAGCTGCCGGAGTACCCGGCGCCCGAAGATGTCATCCAATACGATGCGGCACTCTGGCACCGCGTTCTAGTTCAGGCAGGCGTGACCAACCCTGTTACCGGCGCTCCGTTGAGCCAGGCGCTACTGGCAGGTCTTGCTGGTGGCATCGGCTTCATGGTTTTCACGTTTGAATATGAAGAAACAACTACCGCCACCTTGGTCACCCGTGCGCACCCGGAGCCATACACACAAAACCTGCTGGCTCGCTGCGGTGCCAAAATCAACGAACGCACCACGGGCTCTGCGCAGAAGGCAGTCGAATACATGGATGCGGCGTTAGATGCTGGTCGCGCCGTTGTTGTCCGGGTCGCTATCAACGCACTGCCGTGGATTGATGGTAACGAGGTAGACGAAGCCGAAACGATTGATCTTGCGGTCGTTGGTGACCATGAAGATGATCTGCTGGTAGATGACGGTTCGGGAGTGCTGAATGTTATCAGCCCCGCAGACCTGGCTTTCGCCCGCGCCAAGCGCAAGAAGGAAAAGCACTGGCAAGCATGGGTGCCATCTACGCGCTCGCCGAAGGTGGAAGTTCTCGTTGCCAATACATTAGAAGCCATTGAAGAAACTACCTCCCGTCTTCTTGGAACTCGTGAACTATCAGGGATTCCGGCCCACTTCGCCAAGAACTTTGGAATCGCTGGTATGCGTACCTTCGCAGAACGCTTGCGTGATACGACCACCAAAACTGGGTGGACTCGCATGTTTGCCGAACCTGCACGGTTGGCTGGTGGCATGAATCAGCTTTCCGGATTCCTCACCGACACTCGTTTTGGTGGGGAGGGCGCGCTACGCGGACTCTACGCAGAATTCCTTGATGAAGTTTCGGGCCTGCCCGGCCTCTCAGCGCTAGGTGAGCATAGTGCAGATTACGTGAAGCTAGCCCAGCAGTGGGATGACTTTGCAGAACTGGTTGATCCAGAGGTCACCGTTGATGAGCGTAGCGCAATGTTTGCTCGAATGGCAGATGCGATTGAGCGAATTGCCCAGGCTGAAGAGAAGGCTGCAGCTGCGTTGGCAGACACCGTTAAATCCTTGGCTACGCAGGCTTAG
- a CDS encoding TetR/AcrR family transcriptional regulator, with the protein MSTQHPPTGSRLGRRNDPERRDKIIDACLKVIAQSGVTGTSHRKVAAQAGVPLGAMTYYFDGMQDLLHSAFTSLAIRVSGEFERSMATATDKQSACEKVFERILQASSGDDDELILSHELYTLATRDTTFRSITSEWMRRSRIALELHFDPLTARLLDAMIEGVTIHRALDSEPRDPQEIRAAIARITGNPSFDS; encoded by the coding sequence ATGTCCACTCAACATCCGCCCACCGGATCGCGACTCGGGCGTCGTAATGATCCCGAACGCCGAGACAAAATTATCGATGCCTGCCTGAAAGTCATTGCACAGTCCGGAGTGACCGGCACTTCACATCGAAAAGTTGCGGCTCAGGCAGGTGTCCCACTTGGTGCCATGACGTACTACTTTGACGGCATGCAAGACCTCTTGCACAGTGCGTTTACCAGCCTGGCAATCCGAGTGAGCGGTGAATTCGAACGTTCCATGGCTACGGCGACTGACAAACAATCAGCGTGTGAAAAAGTTTTCGAAAGGATTCTTCAAGCAAGTAGCGGTGATGACGATGAGCTAATCCTGTCTCATGAGCTCTACACCCTAGCCACGCGTGACACCACTTTTCGTTCCATCACTAGCGAATGGATGAGACGCAGTCGTATTGCGCTAGAGCTTCACTTTGATCCACTGACCGCCCGCTTACTGGACGCGATGATTGAAGGAGTCACCATCCATCGGGCGCTTGATTCAGAACCGCGTGATCCACAGGAAATTAGGGCTGCGATTGCCCGTATCACGGGAAATCCAAGCTTTGATTCTTAG